One window of Desulfarculus baarsii DSM 2075 genomic DNA carries:
- a CDS encoding response regulator codes for MSRTNVLLVDDEAPFVAALAKRLTKRGLHVTTASSGDEALDFLEQIDADVIVLDIRMPGLDGLETLAEVKRRLPAVEVIMLTGHGGSDDVVEGMSLGAFDFLVKPCDVELLRQLVEEAAAKKRASIGARG; via the coding sequence ATGAGCCGGACCAACGTCCTTTTGGTCGACGACGAAGCGCCTTTCGTCGCGGCGCTGGCCAAACGGCTGACCAAACGTGGCCTGCATGTGACCACGGCCTCCAGCGGCGACGAGGCCCTGGATTTCCTGGAGCAGATCGACGCCGACGTGATCGTGCTCGATATCCGCATGCCCGGCCTGGACGGCCTGGAGACCCTGGCCGAGGTAAAGCGCCGGCTGCCGGCGGTGGAAGTGATCATGCTGACCGGCCACGGCGGCTCCGATGACGTGGTGGAAGGCATGTCCTTGGGCGCTTTTGATTTTTTGGTCAAGCCCTGCGACGTGGAGCTGCTGCGCCAATTGGTGGAGGAAGCCGCCGCCAAGAAACGCGCATCCATCGGGGCGCGGGGCTAG
- a CDS encoding response regulator: MKIPIYILIVDDEPDFVDMLAMRLGDEGNKVRTALDGKSGLALLDEWDADVVILDIKMPGMDGMQVLKEIKQKHPIVEVILLTGHGTIDTAVEGLKSGAYDYLLKPANHQELLDKLEQARKRKAEHEERIRQAEALALVRRTGGM; the protein is encoded by the coding sequence ATGAAAATACCGATTTACATTCTGATCGTCGATGACGAGCCCGATTTCGTCGACATGCTGGCCATGCGCCTGGGCGACGAGGGCAACAAGGTGCGCACCGCCCTCGACGGCAAATCAGGCCTGGCCCTGCTCGACGAGTGGGACGCCGACGTGGTCATCCTCGACATCAAGATGCCCGGCATGGACGGCATGCAGGTGCTCAAGGAGATCAAACAGAAACACCCCATCGTCGAGGTGATTTTGCTGACCGGCCACGGCACCATCGACACCGCCGTGGAAGGCCTCAAATCCGGCGCCTACGACTATTTGCTCAAACCGGCCAACCACCAGGAACTGCTCGACAAGCTCGAACAGGCCCGCAAGCGCAAGGCCGAACATGAAGAACGCATCCGGCAGGCCGAGGCCTTGGCCTTGGTCCGCAGGACAGGAGGCATGTGA
- a CDS encoding response regulator, producing MGADRCTLRLLLVDDEHGYLEVLSKRLGKRGVEVTTASSGEAAIRLLRRNEFDAAVVDLKMEDMDGIEVLKVFKKMDPDMAVIILTGHGSEQAARDGMRQGAHDYLTKPCELSELLDKIQQACKWSERSDNDTEK from the coding sequence ATGGGCGCGGACCGTTGCACGCTGAGGCTTTTGCTTGTCGACGACGAGCACGGCTACCTGGAAGTGCTTTCCAAGCGCTTGGGCAAGCGCGGCGTGGAGGTGACCACCGCCTCCAGCGGCGAGGCGGCCATCCGGTTGCTGCGGCGCAACGAGTTCGACGCCGCGGTGGTCGATCTCAAAATGGAAGACATGGACGGCATCGAAGTCCTGAAGGTTTTCAAGAAAATGGACCCCGACATGGCGGTGATCATCCTGACCGGGCATGGTTCGGAGCAAGCCGCCCGCGACGGCATGCGCCAGGGGGCCCACGACTATCTGACCAAACCATGTGAGCTGAGCGAACTGCTGGACAAGATTCAACAGGCATGCAAGTGGAGTGAAAGGAGTGACAATGATACCGAAAAGTAA
- a CDS encoding putative zinc-binding protein, which yields MSENCCANTGQALILACSGGSNVGQLTNQAAVELTKEGFGKMFCLAGVGGNLPGFVRAVAEAPALLVLDGCEVGCAKAILAQAGAPLRGHLVLTELGVVKNKDLTPPAEQLAQVKEAAKKAAWSAGPSLTTIGGCACGK from the coding sequence ATGTCGGAAAACTGTTGTGCGAATACTGGGCAGGCGCTGATTCTGGCCTGTTCGGGAGGCTCCAACGTGGGCCAGTTGACCAATCAGGCGGCGGTGGAGCTGACCAAGGAGGGCTTTGGCAAGATGTTCTGCTTGGCTGGCGTGGGCGGCAATCTGCCCGGTTTCGTGCGGGCGGTGGCCGAGGCCCCGGCGCTGTTGGTCCTGGACGGCTGCGAGGTTGGCTGCGCCAAGGCCATCTTGGCCCAGGCCGGCGCGCCTTTGCGCGGGCATCTGGTGCTGACCGAACTGGGTGTCGTCAAAAACAAAGACCTGACGCCGCCGGCCGAACAGCTGGCCCAGGTCAAGGAAGCGGCAAAAAAGGCCGCTTGGTCGGCCGGGCCCAGCCTGACGACCATTGGCGGCTGCGCCTGCGGCAAGTGA
- a CDS encoding universal stress protein, which translates to MAEGGIKALVAVDGSWRAMSMVHFIAGQMEPRKVELKLFNVHDQLPEGFRDIDKNLDYLFRLSEVKSWDLSQRAHMANFMNQARLILERAGFDAKGIDSQIHERVRGVARDIIAEASRGYDMVAFARRGLGALQGTILGSVANKLVTKLTDIPLWVVGRRAKPGRVLLAVDGSESATRAAAHLARVASDNAAVTVFHAVRSPRLIMEYPLVIDELPPEIVHISDGQTVGQRAQRVMEEAAEALVASGFKRERIELKLAQDVSSRADAIVSAAKAGSYGLILMGRRGMSSVGEFSMGRVTAKVLQLAKGMAVAVVN; encoded by the coding sequence ATGGCTGAAGGCGGGATAAAGGCTCTGGTCGCCGTGGATGGCTCGTGGCGGGCCATGTCCATGGTCCATTTCATTGCCGGACAAATGGAGCCCCGAAAGGTCGAGCTGAAGTTATTCAACGTGCACGACCAGTTGCCCGAGGGATTCAGGGATATCGACAAAAACCTGGACTACCTCTTCCGTCTTTCGGAAGTCAAGAGCTGGGATCTCAGCCAACGCGCGCACATGGCCAACTTCATGAACCAGGCCCGGCTGATCCTGGAGCGGGCCGGCTTCGACGCCAAAGGCATCGATTCCCAGATCCACGAACGCGTGCGCGGCGTCGCCCGCGATATCATCGCCGAGGCCAGCCGGGGCTACGACATGGTCGCCTTCGCCCGGCGCGGCCTGGGGGCCTTGCAGGGCACCATCCTGGGTTCGGTGGCCAACAAGCTCGTCACCAAGCTCACCGACATACCGCTCTGGGTGGTCGGGCGGCGGGCCAAGCCGGGGCGGGTGCTGCTGGCCGTGGACGGCTCCGAAAGCGCCACCCGCGCCGCCGCCCACCTGGCCAGGGTGGCGTCGGACAACGCGGCGGTGACGGTCTTCCACGCCGTGCGCTCGCCGCGGCTGATCATGGAATACCCTCTGGTCATCGACGAACTGCCGCCGGAGATCGTCCATATCTCCGATGGCCAGACCGTCGGCCAACGGGCCCAACGCGTCATGGAAGAGGCCGCCGAGGCCCTGGTCGCCAGCGGCTTCAAGCGCGAGCGCATCGAGCTCAAGCTGGCCCAGGACGTCTCCAGCCGGGCCGACGCCATCGTCAGCGCGGCCAAGGCCGGCAGTTACGGGCTGATCCTGATGGGCCGACGGGGCATGTCCAGCGTGGGCGAGTTCTCCATGGGCCGGGTGACAGCCAAGGTGCTGCAACTGGCCAAGGGCATGGCCGTGGCCGTGGTCAACTGA
- a CDS encoding SLC13 family permease, which produces MIPKSKLLMLLVAIALGIVVMLLPRPEGTRFEIIGDPDQKVLAAVSDAFALYGAPDKEGAYLVEAKAPGTEQCTGQAIEAKIQQLGLADVSVEYDNGLSPRAKTFLAVLAFLVVLFVAEPVPLEITAMCIGVLLIATGVSDVKDAWAAYMNPVVVFIMCCLIFAIALDKANVTKRLAHAVAKKAGDSVTKFTFILAISLGLASAVMHDAAAAAIGFATILPLMRAAGVEPNTNTARFMMMSIPFACSAGGMGTLVGGGRCMVSAAFLKELTGMELDFLDWMLYAGPGALICVPAVVAVVYLVFRPDPKIKLPKYDEEIGPWTRNEIVTLSIFGLVLLSWLLKGFTGLDYSVTGILGVVALVLTGVLKWHDIHTDLEWGTALFIFGGGLALGLAMDSSGAARYFANLFFPLVKGGGWLVLLAAVGVFGALVTNAMANVAAAALILPIVIPMAKMEGVDPRVLALGLGMCTSFAYLLVIGCPPNAISYSFKQFRAMDLTKAGLVATPIMLALVLGVAALWWHIMGLV; this is translated from the coding sequence ATGATACCGAAAAGTAAGCTGCTGATGCTGCTTGTGGCCATCGCGCTGGGCATCGTGGTGATGCTCTTGCCCCGGCCGGAAGGCACCAGATTCGAAATAATCGGCGACCCGGACCAGAAGGTTCTGGCGGCCGTGAGTGATGCATTCGCGTTGTACGGCGCGCCGGACAAGGAGGGCGCTTATCTGGTCGAGGCCAAGGCGCCGGGGACCGAACAGTGCACCGGCCAGGCCATCGAGGCCAAGATTCAGCAACTGGGCCTGGCCGACGTGAGCGTCGAGTACGACAACGGCCTGTCGCCCAGGGCCAAGACATTCCTGGCGGTGCTGGCCTTTTTGGTGGTGCTGTTCGTGGCCGAGCCGGTGCCGCTGGAGATCACGGCCATGTGTATCGGCGTGCTGCTGATCGCAACAGGCGTCAGCGACGTCAAGGACGCCTGGGCGGCCTACATGAACCCGGTGGTGGTGTTCATCATGTGCTGCCTGATCTTCGCCATCGCCCTCGACAAGGCCAACGTGACCAAACGCCTGGCCCACGCCGTGGCCAAGAAGGCCGGCGACAGCGTGACCAAGTTCACCTTCATTTTGGCCATAAGCCTGGGCTTGGCCTCGGCCGTCATGCACGACGCGGCGGCGGCGGCCATCGGCTTCGCCACCATCCTGCCCTTGATGCGCGCCGCCGGCGTCGAGCCCAACACCAACACGGCCCGCTTCATGATGATGAGCATTCCCTTCGCGTGCAGCGCCGGCGGCATGGGCACCCTGGTCGGCGGCGGCCGCTGCATGGTTTCGGCGGCGTTTCTGAAGGAACTGACCGGCATGGAGCTGGACTTCCTGGACTGGATGCTCTACGCCGGCCCCGGCGCGCTGATCTGCGTGCCGGCGGTGGTGGCCGTGGTTTATCTGGTCTTCCGGCCCGACCCCAAGATCAAGCTGCCCAAGTATGACGAGGAAATCGGCCCCTGGACGCGCAACGAGATCGTCACCCTGTCGATCTTCGGCCTGGTGCTGCTGAGCTGGTTGCTCAAGGGCTTCACCGGCCTGGATTATTCCGTCACCGGTATTTTGGGCGTGGTGGCCCTGGTGCTCACCGGCGTGCTGAAGTGGCACGACATCCACACCGATCTGGAGTGGGGCACGGCCCTGTTCATCTTCGGCGGCGGCTTGGCCCTGGGCCTGGCCATGGACTCCTCGGGCGCGGCCCGCTACTTCGCCAATCTGTTTTTCCCGCTGGTCAAGGGCGGCGGCTGGCTGGTGCTGCTGGCGGCGGTGGGCGTCTTCGGCGCGCTGGTGACCAACGCCATGGCCAACGTGGCCGCGGCGGCCTTGATCCTGCCCATCGTCATCCCCATGGCCAAGATGGAAGGCGTCGACCCGCGCGTGCTGGCCCTGGGCCTGGGCATGTGCACCAGCTTCGCCTATCTGCTGGTCATCGGCTGCCCGCCCAACGCCATTTCCTACTCGTTCAAGCAATTCCGGGCCATGGACCTGACCAAGGCCGGCCTGGTGGCCACGCCGATCATGCTGGCGCTGGTCCTCGGCGTCGCGGCGCTGTGGTGGCACATCATGGGTTTGGTATAG
- a CDS encoding sensor histidine kinase → MEKSQITVLLVDDEADFRGPLARRLAKRGIDSVEAGSGQAALELFADRQFDAVILDVKMPGLDGLQTMAAIKKRQPDLEVILLTGQASAADGVAGIKAGAFDYLTKPVEIEQLAGKIRQAVERREMRQEQELEAQFRQEMQRRMNVAERLASLGTMASGVAHEINNPLAIISEAAGWLKGRLAKDQSASDELRKAGELAISKILSSVERASRITHQLLDFARKNDWEIQEFDIVELASDVIDLTANAARDANCKVELHAKSRPIKVWSDPYQLRQVLINLLTNACQAVGTQGGGEAWLSVDSAGDDVLIAVKDTGPGIPKENLTRVFEPFFSTKPPGKGTGLGLSVSKGIVEKLGGRIEVDSRLGSGAVFRVSLPRKPQVSPVRPEHGPSLNH, encoded by the coding sequence TTGGAAAAGTCGCAAATCACCGTTCTGCTCGTCGACGACGAGGCCGATTTTCGCGGGCCCCTGGCCCGGCGGCTGGCCAAGCGGGGCATCGACTCCGTGGAGGCCGGCTCCGGCCAGGCGGCCCTGGAACTGTTCGCCGATCGGCAGTTCGACGCGGTGATTCTCGATGTCAAAATGCCCGGCCTGGACGGCTTGCAGACCATGGCCGCCATCAAAAAACGCCAACCAGACCTGGAGGTCATCCTGCTCACCGGGCAGGCCAGCGCCGCCGACGGCGTGGCCGGCATCAAGGCCGGCGCCTTCGACTACCTGACCAAGCCGGTGGAGATCGAACAACTGGCGGGCAAGATCCGCCAGGCCGTGGAGCGCCGCGAAATGCGGCAAGAACAGGAACTGGAGGCCCAGTTCCGCCAAGAGATGCAGCGGCGCATGAACGTGGCCGAACGCCTGGCTTCGCTGGGCACCATGGCCTCGGGCGTGGCCCACGAGATAAACAACCCCCTGGCCATCATCAGCGAGGCCGCCGGTTGGCTCAAGGGCCGGTTGGCCAAGGATCAAAGCGCCTCGGACGAACTGCGCAAGGCGGGGGAGCTGGCCATAAGCAAGATCCTCTCCAGCGTGGAGCGGGCCAGCCGCATCACTCATCAACTGCTGGATTTTGCCCGCAAAAACGACTGGGAGATCCAGGAGTTCGACATTGTGGAGCTGGCCTCGGACGTCATTGACCTGACGGCCAACGCCGCCAGGGACGCCAACTGCAAGGTGGAGCTGCACGCCAAGTCGCGGCCCATCAAGGTGTGGTCCGACCCTTATCAACTGCGCCAGGTGCTGATCAACCTGCTGACCAACGCCTGCCAGGCGGTGGGAACCCAGGGCGGCGGCGAGGCCTGGCTCAGCGTGGACAGCGCCGGCGATGACGTGCTCATCGCCGTCAAGGACACCGGCCCGGGCATACCCAAGGAAAACCTCACCCGCGTCTTCGAGCCGTTTTTCAGCACCAAGCCGCCCGGAAAGGGCACCGGCCTGGGGCTGAGCGTCTCCAAGGGAATCGTCGAAAAGCTCGGCGGGCGGATAGAAGTCGACAGCCGCCTGGGCAGCGGGGCGGTCTTTCGGGTGAGCCTGCCGCGCAAGCCGCAGGTCTCGCCGGTCAGGCCGGAACATGGCCCAAGCCTTAACCACTAG